In Cicer arietinum cultivar CDC Frontier isolate Library 1 chromosome 7, Cicar.CDCFrontier_v2.0, whole genome shotgun sequence, a single window of DNA contains:
- the LOC101499631 gene encoding MLP-like protein 423, producing the protein MATNGKLEVEIEVKSNADKFWSIIKDSASIFPKAFPNDYKSIEILEGDGNTVGSVRLVTFGEGSPFVKINKEKIDDIDDSKRTLTYSVIDGDLLKYFKQLKSHLSVTPKGDGSLVKWSSEYEKDSQEVPEPEIIKEFAVNTFLKVDEYILNA; encoded by the exons ATGGCTACCAATGGAAAGCTTGAGGTAGAAATTGAAGTAAAGTCTAATGCAGACAAGTTTTGGAGTATTATCAAGGACTCTGCTTCTATATTCCCTAAAGCTTTTCCAAATGATTACAAAAGCATTGAGATTCTTGAAGGTGATGGAAACACTGTTGGTTCTGTTCGCCTAGTAACTTTTGGTGAAG GGTCACCATTtgtgaaaataaacaaagagaagattgatgatattgatgatTCAAAGAGGACATTAACTTATAGTGTGATTGATGGGGACCTCCTCAAGTACTTCAAGCAATTGAAGTCACATCTCAGTGTAACACCTAAGGGTGATGGAAGCTTGGTCAAATGGTCCTCTGAGTATGAAAAAGATAGCCAAGAGGTTCCTGAGCCAGAAATCATCAAGGAATTTGCTGTCAATACCTTTCTTAAGGTTGATGAGTATATTCTAAATGCATAA
- the LOC101499936 gene encoding probable serine/threonine-protein kinase PBL28 has translation MPFGFVSAWNKRRRSKSQDHSDPWIYKPAEFWQLEDQTPQTTKRRHGSSVFTLKEMEDATCSFSDDNLVGKGGFGRVYRGILKSGQVVAVKKMELLGIKEAEGELEFRVEVDILSRLDHPNLVSLIGYCADGKHRFLVYEYMHNGNLQDHLNGIKVRRMDWPQRLRVALGAAKGLAYLHSSSCVGIPIVHRDFKSTNILLDVNFEAKISDFGLAKLMPEGEETHVTARVFGTFGYFDPEYTSTGKLTLQSDVYAFGVVLLELLTGRRAVDLNQGPNDQNLVLQVRHLLNDCKMLRKVIDPDMIRNSYTIESIFMFANLASRCVRPESNERPSMKDCVKEIQIIICTNTKGLGMVMHSLRML, from the exons ATGCCATTTGGTTTCGTCTCGGCTTGGAACAAGCGTCGACGAAGCAAGTCTCAAGATCATTCCGACCCTT GGATTTATAAGCCTGCAGAGTTTTGGCAACTTGAAGATCAAACACCACAAACTACTAAAAGGAGGCATGGATCATCTGTTTTCACACTCAAGGAGATGGAAGATGCAACATGTTCATTCAGTGATGATAATCTTGTTGGAAAAGGAGGATTTGGTAGGGTCTACAGGGGCATTTTGAAGTCAGGACAG GTTGTAGCAGTGAAGAAAATGGAACTACTGGGGATTAAAGAAGCCGAAGGGGAGCTCGAATTTCGGGTAGAAGTCGACATATTGAGCAGGCTAGACCACCCAAATCTTGTTTCTTTGATAGGGTATTGTGCTGATGGGAAGCATAGATTCTTAGTATATGAATATATGCATAATGGAAACCTGCAAGATCATTTGAATG GAATCAAGGTAAGAAGAATGGATTGGCCTCAAAGACTAAGAGTGGCATTAGGTGCTGCAAAAGGGCTTGCTTATCTCCATTCAAGTTCTTGTGTTGGAATCCCTATTGTTCATAGAGATTTCAAGTCCACCAATATTCTTTTAGATGTCAATTTTGAAGCAAAG ATATCTGATTTTGGGCTTGCAAAGCTAATGCCAGAAGGAGAGGAGACACATGTAACTGCTAGAGTATTTGGTACCTTTGGCTATTTTGACCCTGAGTATACATCA ACAGGGAAACTCACTCTACAAAGTGATGTTTATGCTTTTGGTGTTGTGCTTCTTGAGCTTTTGACAGGACGTAGAGCAGTAGATCTAAACCAAGGTCCAAATGATCAAAACCTTGTACTACAA GTGAGACACTTACTAAACGACTGCAAGATGCTACGTAAGGTGATTGATCCAGATATGATTCGAAATTCTTACACCATTGAATCGATATTCATGTTTGCCAATCTGGCATCGCGATGCGTCCGTCCGGAGAGTAACGAGAGACCTTCAATGAAAGATTGTGTCAAagaaattcaaattattatttgtacAAATACAAAAGGCTTGGGAATGGTTATGCATAGCTTGAGAATGTTATAG
- the LOC101499316 gene encoding transcription factor SRM1-like encodes MDEMVCSTSCSSEWSREEDIAFENALAIYPENDVNRWEKIAADVPGKTLQEIKYHYEVLVYDINLIESGFVILPCYKLFPERSKNPAAGKKESKGSKYDHERRKGIPWTEEEHKLFIEGLHKYGQGNWRGISRNYVVTRTPTQVASHAQKYYLRLKSMNETKKRRRSSIHDITHVQNGEISAPQGPTIGQASDSPATSTQTAEIYAAPVIGQPMGGPIVYAIGTPVNPIEGPPVSAIGTPVNLPAPGHMSNLHPIEYSWTDDLCVWAGSGTVIPVEPRNLGPMPYPMQHPYTHS; translated from the exons ATGGATGAAATGGTTTGTAGTACTAGTTGTAGTTCTGAGTGGAGTAGAGAGGAAGATATAGCATTTGAAAATGCATTGGCAATTTATCCAGAAAATGATGTCAATCGATGGGAGAAAATTGCAGCCGATGTTCCAGGGAAAACTTTACAAGAGATTAAATATCACTATGAGGTTTTGGTTTATGATATTAACCTCATTGAATCTGGTTTTGTCATTCTGCCGTGTTATAAGCTTTTTCCAGAGAGGTCCAAGAATCCTGCTGCTGGCAAAAAAGAATCTAAGGGTTCAAAATATGATCATGAACGACGCAAGGGTATTCCTTGGACAGAAGAGGAACACAA GTTATTTATTGAAGGCTTACATAAGTATGGACAGGGCAACTGGCGAGGTATATCAAGGAACTATGTGGTGACGAGAACACCTACACAAGTAGCAAGCCATGCTCAGAAATACTATCTTCGTTTGAAGTCAATGAATGAGACGAAAAAAAGAAGGCGATCCAGCATACACGATATCACCCATGTGCAAAACGGAGAAATTTCAGCACCTCAAGGACCAACTATCGGTCAAGCAAGCGATTCTCCAGCCACTTCAACCCAAACTGCTGAAATATATGCTGCTCCTGTGATCGGACAACCAATGGGAGGACCCATTGTATATGCAATTGGCACCCCAGTGAATCCTATAGAAGGACCTCCTGTATCTGCAATTGGCACCCCGGTGAATCTTCCTGCTCCTGGACACATGAGCAATTTGCACCCCATTGAATATTCCTGGACAGATGACTTATGCGTTTGGGCCGGTTCCGGGACAGTTATTCCAGTTGAACCAAGGAACTTGGGTCCTATGCCATATCCCATGCAACATCCATATACTCACTCATGA